The Apium graveolens cultivar Ventura chromosome 11, ASM990537v1, whole genome shotgun sequence genome has a window encoding:
- the LOC141696194 gene encoding uncharacterized protein LOC141696194, with protein sequence MASSNVVAGEDLLDVMCDCYRVSVVKTRWFGENAGRRFRECGDENCGYHKWMDPPLSVRAVEVIEELQQRNVDAIDKLRRRMDRMVARHQAQLDKLKRKEEFTVIAMFVLFSLMMNMVLQSVGQVSVDEEGYDSIDE encoded by the coding sequence ATGGCCTCCTCCAatgttgttgctggtgaagacTTGCTCGATGTCATGTGTGATTGTTACCGAGTGAGTGTTGTGAAGACTCGTTGGTTTGGAGAAAATGCGGGAAGGAGGTTCAGAGAATGTGGAGATGAGAATTGCGGGTATCACAAGTGGATGGACCCACCACTTAGTGTTCGAGCAGTAGAGGTGATTGAAGAGCTGCAACAAAGAAATGTTGATGCGATCGACAAGCTCAGGCGGAGGATGGATCGAATGGTTGCAAGGCACCAAGCTCAGTTGGATAAGCTGAAGAGGAAGGAAGAATTTACAGTCATTGCAATGTTTGTCCTTTTCTCTCTCATGATGAACATGGTGCTTCAGTCAGTGGGACAAGTCAGTGTGGACGAGGAAGGTTACGACTCAATCGACGAGTAG